The following coding sequences are from one Triticum aestivum cultivar Chinese Spring chromosome 5A, IWGSC CS RefSeq v2.1, whole genome shotgun sequence window:
- the LOC123105059 gene encoding solute carrier family 25 member 44 encodes MDTSTRAAKIPSLPQQTEINWDNLDMTKLYVVGAGMFSCVTVALYPVSVIKTRMQVASGEAMRRNALATFKNILKVDGVPGLYRGFGTVITGAIPARIIFLTALEKTKATSLKLVEPLQLSESMEAALANGLGGLTASLCSQAVFVPIDVVSQKLMVQGYSGHVRYKGGIDVVQKIMKSDGPWGLYRGFGLSVMTYAPSSAVWWASYGFSQRMIWSALGHLNDKEDAPSQLKIVGVQATGGMIAGAVTSCVSTPLDTIKTRLQVNQNKPKASEVVRRLIAEDGWKGFYRGLGPRFFSSSAWGTSMIVCYEYLKRVCAKVEEA; translated from the exons ATGGACACCTCTACTAGGGCGGCCAAGATCCCCTCCCTCCCCCAACAGACGGAGATCAACTGGGACAA CCTCGACATGACCAAACTCTATGTGGTGGGGGCCGGCATGTTCAGCTGCGTGACCGTGGCGCTCTACCCGGTGTCCGTGATCAAGACCCGGATGCAGGTGGCCTCCGGGGAGGCCATGAGGAGGAACGCCCTGGCCACCTTCAAGAACATCCTCAAGGTGGATGGGGTGCCTGGGCTCTACCGGGGGTTTGGGACCGTCATCACCGGGGCTATCCCGGCTAGGATCATCTTTCTCACGGCGCTCGAGAAGACAAAGGCGACTTCGCTCAAGCTTGTCGAGCCACTTCAGCTGTCAGAGTCGATGGAGGCTGCCCTTGCTAATGGCCTTGGTGGTTTGACAGCGTCTCTGTGCTCGCAGGCCGTGTTTGTGCCCATTGATGTG GTTAGCCAGAAATTGATGGTTCAAGGATATTCTGGTCATGTCAGATATAAGGGTGGAATAGATGTTGTTCAAAAGATTATGAAGTCTGATGGGCCATGGGGGTTGTACAGAGGATTTGGCCTGTCTGTTATGACGTATGCACCGTCTAGTGCTGTTTGGTGGGCAAGCTATGGGTTCAGCCAGCGTATGATTTGGAG TGCTCTTGGCCATTTGAATGATAAAGAAGATGCTCCTAGTCAGTTGAAAATAGTCGGTGTTCAAGCAACAGGGGGAATGATTGCTGGGGCAGTGACCTCTTGTGTTTCAACTCCTCTAGATACAATCAAAACCAGGCTGCAG GTTAATCAAAACAAGCCAAAAGCCAGTGAGGTAGTTAGAAGATTGATCGCTGAAGATGGATGGAAAGGTTTCTACAGAGGGTTAGGTCCAAGGTTTTTCAGCTCATCTGCTTGGGGTACATCAATGATCGTATGCTACGAATACTTAA AGCGTGTATGTGCTAAAGTTGAAGAGGCCTGA
- the LOC123105058 gene encoding cleavage stimulation factor subunit 50, translating to MDAAVQEAKLLRQVNALIVAHLRDQNLTQAAAAVAAATMTPKADASVPNHLLRLVAKGLAAEREEAARGGGAPAAFDSGAGGGGLARPLGTNAVDFSVQNVRGPSKTFPKHETRHISDHKNVARCAKFSPDGKYFATGSGDTSIKFFEVSKIKQTMLGDSKEGSGRPVVRTFYDHVQPINDLDFHPISPILISGAKDNTIKFFDFSKTAARKAFRVIQDTHNVRSVCFHPCGDYILAGTDHPVAHLYDVNTFTCFLSANPQDSSAAINQVRYSGTGSMYVTASKDGSLRIWDGVSAECIRPIIGAHGSVEATSAIFTKDERYILSSGKDSCIKLWEVGTGRLVKQYPGGVNTQFRCQAAFNETEEFVLSTDEQNNEVVIWDALTSERVARLPSGHTGAPRWLEHSPVEPVFVTCGNDRSVRFWK from the exons ATGGACGCGGCGGTGCAGGAGGCGAAGCTGCTGCGGCAGGTGAACGCCCTCATCGTGGCGCACCTCCGCGACCAGAACCTcacgcaggccgccgccgccgtcgccgccgccaccatgaCCCCCAAGGCCGACGCCTCCGTCCCCAACCACCTACTCCGCCTCGTCGCCAAG GGCCTCGCGGCcgagcgggaggaggcggccagggGAGGCGGAGCTCCCGCCGCGTTTGACTCCGGTGCTGGCGGCGGTGGGCTGGCGCGCCCGCTCGGCACCAATGCCGTGGATTTCAG TGTGCAGAATGTTAGGGGCCCGTCCAAGACTTTCCCCAAGCATGAAACCAGGCACATCTCCGATCATAAG AATGTTGCCAGATGTGCAAAATTTAGTCCTGATGGGAAATATTTTGCAACTGGAAGTGGGGACACATCCATTAAGTTCTTTGAG GTATCGAAAATTAAGCAGACGATGCTAGGAGACTCCAAAGAAGGCTCTGGCCGGCCTGTGGTCCGTACATTTTATGACCACGTGCAG CCCATCAATGATCTGGATTTCCATCCTATTAGCCCAATACTGATATCTGGAGCAAAAGATAATACGATAAA GTTCTTTGACTTCTCCAAAACTGCTGCAAGAAAAGCATTCAGAGTTATTCAG GATACTCATAATGTTAGGTCTGTATGTTTTCATCCTTGCGGGGATTACATTTTAGCAG GGACTGATCACCCAGTAGCTCATCTCTATGATGTAAACACTTTCACATGCTTCTTATCCGCAAATCCGCAGGACTCTAGTGCTGCCATCAACCAG GTGCGTTACTCGGGTACTGGGAGCATGTATGTGACTGCTTCTAAGGATGGTTCTCTGCGCATCTGGGATGGAGTATCTGCTGAATGTATCCGTCCCATAATTGGAGCACATGGATCTGTAGAAGCTACGAGTGCAATTTTCACCAAAGACGAGAG GTACATCCTATCCAGTGGAAAGGATTCGTGTATAAAGTTATGGGAAGTTGGCACCGGAAGACTTGTGAAGCAATATCCAGGTGGTGTTAATACACAATTCCGGTGTCAG GCTGCCTTCAACGAAACGGAGGAGTTTGTACTATCAACCGACGAGCAAAACAATGAG GTTGTCATCTGGGACGCACTTACTTCCGAGAGGGTGGCAAGATTGCCCTCTGGCCATACCGGCGCCCCTAGGTGGCTGGAGCACTCCCCTGTAGAGCCAGTGTTTGTTACATGCGGAAACGATCGATCCGTCAGATTCTGGAAATAA
- the LOC123107842 gene encoding uncharacterized protein — translation MASTIPPWSEIPQDILGLVIDRLYSSPGHTRFSAAWSKILLAVPVAAANRRGFQHLCRRTRHSAAADRARFRAVCRSWHLAMRQHVSTTPEALPWIVMSDGSFFTHSDGGCSAPRRLPSLPENARCIGSTDEWLALDCTDAENMHTYFLHNPFSNTTVPLPELSPIIGDVSEFFEVHKVLLRSSPHDIVALMTNNSNHPIILIRPGKGVWLPKPDTTPFNLIIDIVFLEAASLRLRTLPLSVLILMTMAYRPLPLQSASSNTHPWKIVILMYGAMLMKSWRPTMVWVISTRLRTVATTMMRN, via the coding sequence ATGGCCTCCACAATTCCGCCGTGGTCTGAAATCCCACAGGACATCCTGGGCCTCGTCATCGACCGCCTCTACTCCTCCCCTGGCCACACACGCTTCTCCGCGGCGTGGTCTAAAATCTTGCTCGCCGTCCCTGTCGCCGCCGCCAACCGCCGTGGCTTCCAGCACCTGTGCCGCCGTACCCGGCACTCGGCCGCTGCCGACCGTGCCCGCTTCCGCGCCGTGTGCCGCTCATGGCATCTGGCTATGCGCCAACATGTTTCGACGACACCTGAGGCGTTGCCATGGATTGTCATGTCAGACGGCTCGTTCTTCACACATTCCGACGGCGGCTGCAGCGCGCCACGCCGTCTCCCTTCCCTGCCGGAGAACGCAAGATGCATTGGGTCCACTGATGAGTGGCTTGCCCTTGACTGCACTGATGCAGAAAACATGCACACCTACTTCTTGCACAATCCTTTCTCCAACACGACGGTGCCGCTCCCCGAGTTGAGCCCTATCATCGGTGATGTCTCTGAGTTTTTCGAGGTCCACAAAGTGCTATTGCGGTCAAGCCCTCATGACATCGTTGCTCTCATGACCAACAACTCTAATCATCCCATCATATTAATCCGACCAGGAAAGGGTGTATGGCTGCCTAAGCCGGATACAACACCCTTCAACCTCATCATCGATATTGTTTTTCTTGAAGCGGCATCACTCAGGCTGAGGACCTTGCCTCTGTCAGTATTGATTTTGATGACCATGGCATACCGACCGTTACCACTACAGAGCGCCTCATCAAACACCCACCCTTGGAAAATTGTGATTTTGATGTATGGAGCGATGTTGATGAAAAGTTGGAGGCCAACGATGGTATGGGTGATAAGCACGAGGTTGAGAACGGTGGCGACGACCATGATGAGGAACTGA